From a single Aggregatilinea lenta genomic region:
- the trxA gene encoding thioredoxin — protein sequence MPRFDMPLNTNDQSIDRVLNSGLPVALVLSSDGLDGALDEALRQVAKDHAGNLLVTRLDTQANPQTAALFSGPLPALIGYRDGQEVDRAAALTPASFRAHVDFLLGRGARPAEPEPVRAQAAASAPAKPVVVTDATFQAEVVNSDLPVVVDLWAPWCGPCRMIAPVLEKMAGEYAGTLKIAKVNVDENPRTSAMFNVRSIPTLLVFRGGKVVDRIVGAAPEPALRQRIQSALAVH from the coding sequence CTCAATACCAACGATCAAAGCATCGACCGCGTGCTCAACAGTGGCCTGCCGGTCGCGCTCGTGCTGTCCTCGGACGGCCTTGACGGCGCGCTCGATGAGGCGCTACGCCAAGTTGCGAAGGATCACGCCGGGAATCTACTGGTCACCAGGCTGGACACACAGGCCAACCCGCAGACCGCCGCGCTGTTTAGCGGTCCTCTGCCCGCGCTGATCGGCTACCGCGACGGCCAGGAGGTCGATCGCGCCGCCGCGCTGACGCCCGCGAGCTTCCGCGCCCACGTGGACTTTTTGCTGGGCCGGGGCGCGCGTCCCGCCGAGCCGGAGCCGGTCCGCGCACAGGCTGCCGCCAGCGCGCCCGCCAAGCCCGTCGTGGTGACCGACGCGACGTTCCAGGCAGAAGTTGTGAACAGCGACCTGCCGGTGGTGGTCGATTTATGGGCCCCCTGGTGCGGTCCGTGCCGCATGATCGCACCCGTGCTCGAAAAGATGGCGGGTGAATACGCGGGCACGCTGAAGATTGCAAAGGTCAATGTGGACGAAAACCCGCGCACGTCGGCCATGTTCAACGTGCGCAGCATCCCGACGCTGCTCGTCTTTCGAGGCGGCAAGGTCGTGGATCGCATCGTGGGGGCCGCGCCGGAACCGGCGCTACGCCAGCGGATCCAGTCCGCGCTGGCGGTGCACTAA
- a CDS encoding nuclear transport factor 2 family protein: MIQAQHAHVAGSDPDSAVRAVLQRFQDGYTRRDPGALDAFLAALFVPDDELLVIGTGAGEWCYGREEVRTLIESDWLQWGDVELDVRGAVINVLGDVAWVATQGAVASVIGEDAFYQSFLSGVYEHLDSDTLSPQDKVLEIARGVTNVLFETARGDTYIWPFRFTAVLVRRNGRWLFHQIQFSFPTTRVPDLRLAE; the protein is encoded by the coding sequence ATGATTCAGGCCCAGCATGCTCATGTCGCTGGCAGTGATCCGGATTCGGCGGTGCGCGCCGTGCTCCAGCGCTTTCAGGACGGGTACACGCGGCGCGATCCAGGTGCATTGGATGCGTTCCTGGCCGCGTTGTTTGTGCCCGACGACGAGCTGCTGGTGATCGGCACCGGCGCGGGCGAATGGTGTTATGGCCGTGAGGAAGTGCGCACGCTGATCGAATCGGACTGGCTCCAGTGGGGCGACGTGGAGCTGGACGTGCGCGGTGCGGTGATCAACGTGCTGGGCGACGTCGCGTGGGTGGCAACGCAAGGCGCGGTCGCCAGCGTGATCGGCGAGGATGCGTTTTACCAGTCATTTTTGAGCGGCGTTTACGAGCATCTGGACAGCGATACGCTGTCGCCGCAGGACAAAGTACTCGAAATCGCGCGCGGCGTGACGAACGTGCTGTTCGAAACGGCACGCGGCGACACGTATATCTGGCCGTTCCGGTTTACGGCGGTGCTGGTGCGCCGGAACGGTCGCTGGTTGTTCCACCAGATCCAGTTCTCATTCCCGACGACACGCGTGCCCGATCTGCGACTGGCGGAGTAG
- a CDS encoding NADH-quinone oxidoreductase subunit N — MSFSTDTQASLIAILPELLMTVLALAVLAADVLWSEDRRRDLGYVAGFGLLAVAAVAFVLGGPTGGLEDQLLLGGMIRHDDLAQIFRVMVIVAGGLSCLLSMGVLGLRARGDYYAILIASVIGASLMSAAADLIMVFLALEMTSITLYMLAGYLRDERSTEAGLKYFLFGAFTSAISLYGLSLLYGFTGQTNIYEIGQTLAMGGFNTPPVVVALGLVVVGLGFKISAVPFHFWTPDVYEGAPTPVTALLSTASKAASFGLLVRLLLAVFPPADLVGAVEGVKDFSGFWVQLLAVLSVVTMTLGNVLALVQTNIKRLLAYSSIAHAGYILIGVAAISTDRTGDGVASVAFYVFMYVLTNILAFGVVVLFANATGSEQIRDLAGLSRRNPWLALAMTLALLSLAGIPPAAGFVGKFFLFRAAVNSDLVWLALIGVLNAIISLYYYLVVVKVMYMDRSADEDRPIPVATPYSWALGLSAAGVLLFGTIGITPLIDWATDAAHALYLLF; from the coding sequence GTGAGCTTCTCGACCGATACCCAGGCGAGCCTGATCGCCATCCTCCCCGAGCTGCTGATGACGGTTCTGGCGCTGGCAGTGCTGGCGGCGGACGTGTTGTGGTCGGAAGACCGGCGGCGTGACCTCGGCTACGTGGCCGGGTTTGGGCTGCTGGCGGTTGCGGCGGTGGCCTTTGTGTTGGGCGGCCCGACGGGCGGCCTTGAGGACCAACTGCTGCTGGGCGGCATGATCCGTCATGACGATCTGGCGCAGATCTTCCGCGTGATGGTCATCGTCGCAGGCGGGCTGAGCTGCCTGCTCAGTATGGGCGTGTTGGGCCTGCGCGCGCGTGGCGACTACTACGCGATCCTGATCGCGTCGGTGATCGGGGCCAGCCTGATGAGCGCCGCTGCCGACCTGATCATGGTCTTCCTGGCGCTGGAAATGACCTCCATTACGCTGTACATGCTGGCGGGCTACCTGCGCGACGAGCGCAGCACCGAAGCGGGCCTGAAGTACTTCCTGTTCGGCGCGTTCACATCCGCGATCAGCCTCTACGGGCTGAGCCTGCTCTATGGCTTCACCGGCCAGACGAACATCTATGAGATCGGGCAGACGCTGGCGATGGGCGGCTTCAATACCCCGCCAGTCGTGGTGGCCCTTGGACTGGTGGTGGTCGGGCTGGGCTTCAAGATCAGTGCCGTGCCGTTCCACTTCTGGACGCCGGATGTCTACGAGGGTGCCCCCACGCCGGTCACCGCGCTGCTGAGCACGGCCAGCAAGGCCGCGAGCTTTGGCCTGCTGGTTCGCCTGCTGCTGGCCGTCTTCCCGCCCGCCGATCTGGTCGGCGCGGTGGAAGGCGTCAAGGACTTCAGCGGCTTTTGGGTGCAGTTGCTGGCGGTGCTGTCGGTAGTGACCATGACGCTGGGTAACGTGCTGGCGCTGGTCCAGACTAACATCAAGCGTCTGCTGGCCTATTCGTCCATCGCGCACGCGGGCTACATCCTCATCGGCGTGGCGGCGATCTCGACGGACCGCACCGGCGATGGTGTGGCGTCTGTCGCGTTCTACGTGTTCATGTACGTGCTGACCAATATCCTGGCCTTCGGCGTAGTGGTGTTGTTCGCCAACGCGACCGGCAGTGAGCAGATCCGCGATCTGGCGGGTCTCAGCCGCCGCAACCCGTGGCTGGCGCTGGCGATGACGCTCGCACTGCTGAGTCTGGCGGGCATTCCCCCGGCGGCGGGCTTCGTGGGCAAGTTCTTCCTGTTCCGGGCGGCGGTGAACTCCGACCTCGTGTGGTTGGCGCTGATCGGCGTGCTGAACGCCATCATCAGCCTGTACTACTATCTGGTTGTGGTCAAGGTGATGTACATGGACCGCAGCGCGGACGAGGATCGCCCGATCCCGGTAGCGACGCCCTACAGTTGGGCGCTCGGCCTGTCGGCGGCGGGCGTGCTGTTGTTCGGCACGATCGGCATCACGCCGCTGATCGACTGGGCCACGGACGCGGCCCACGCGCTCTACCTGCTGTTCTAG
- a CDS encoding complex I subunit 4 family protein, translating into MDRVFSGVLTGILLLPVIGAVLILLLKKESKEQARIIAAVIMGACLLLSLGVFFGFDTDAANAAAANGQTYFAFEDKIPWIESIGVSWHLGVDGISAPMVLLTSLAGFAGVLISWGIEDRTREFMAFFLLLVTGVYGVFLAVDLFVLFFFYELAIFPMYFLIVIWGWAQTREYAAMKLTLYILIGSVIALIGMLVLYFKAGQATGIYSFDFMDLQAATKAGVFDNAFIGGASVAKVWFPAIFIGFGVLAGLFPFHNWSPDGHVAAPTAVSMIHAGVLMKLGAFAALRVGVELLPEGAKVHLPWIILLALVNVVYGAFIAFRQRDMKYVIGFSSVSHMGLVSMGFATMNVTGMTGAGLQMFSHGVMTALFFACVGMVYDRAHTRDIPSLSGFAQKLPLVALAFMVGGFASMGMPGLSGFIAEFPIFTGLWGRPVFAPADGLFGSFNYYGAIAIVAALGIIITAAYILRVVGQVFFGAFDEERYPHITPLKIYDKVALGLLVFWIIAIGVYPRLMQPMIESGIKPIVSMLGG; encoded by the coding sequence ATGGATAGAGTTTTTAGCGGTGTCTTGACCGGCATCCTGCTTTTGCCGGTGATCGGCGCGGTGCTCATTCTGCTGCTCAAAAAAGAGTCGAAGGAGCAGGCGCGGATCATCGCGGCGGTGATTATGGGCGCCTGCTTGCTGCTGTCGCTCGGCGTGTTCTTCGGGTTCGATACCGATGCCGCCAACGCCGCTGCCGCCAACGGGCAGACGTATTTTGCCTTTGAAGACAAAATCCCGTGGATCGAGTCGATTGGCGTGAGCTGGCATCTGGGCGTGGACGGTATCAGCGCGCCGATGGTGCTGCTGACCTCGCTGGCAGGCTTCGCGGGCGTGCTGATCTCCTGGGGCATCGAAGACCGCACGCGCGAGTTTATGGCGTTCTTTCTGCTGCTGGTGACCGGTGTCTACGGCGTGTTCCTGGCGGTGGACCTGTTCGTGCTGTTCTTCTTCTACGAACTCGCCATCTTCCCGATGTACTTCCTGATCGTCATCTGGGGGTGGGCGCAGACGCGCGAATACGCCGCCATGAAGCTGACGCTTTATATCCTGATCGGCTCCGTAATCGCCCTGATCGGGATGCTGGTGCTCTACTTCAAAGCAGGGCAGGCGACCGGCATCTACAGCTTCGACTTCATGGACCTGCAAGCGGCGACCAAAGCGGGCGTGTTCGACAACGCGTTCATTGGCGGAGCGAGTGTGGCGAAGGTGTGGTTCCCGGCGATCTTCATCGGCTTCGGCGTGCTGGCGGGTCTGTTCCCGTTCCACAACTGGAGTCCTGATGGTCACGTGGCCGCGCCGACCGCCGTCTCGATGATCCATGCGGGCGTGCTGATGAAGCTCGGCGCGTTCGCGGCGCTGCGCGTCGGCGTGGAGCTGCTGCCCGAAGGCGCGAAAGTGCATCTGCCGTGGATCATCCTTCTGGCGCTGGTCAACGTGGTCTACGGCGCGTTCATCGCCTTCCGCCAGCGCGACATGAAGTACGTCATCGGGTTTAGCTCGGTCAGTCACATGGGGCTGGTGAGCATGGGCTTCGCCACCATGAACGTGACCGGCATGACCGGCGCGGGGCTGCAAATGTTCAGCCACGGCGTGATGACGGCGCTCTTCTTCGCCTGCGTCGGCATGGTTTACGACCGGGCGCACACGCGCGACATCCCCAGCCTGAGCGGCTTCGCCCAGAAGCTGCCGCTGGTGGCGCTGGCCTTCATGGTCGGCGGTTTCGCCAGCATGGGCATGCCGGGACTCAGCGGCTTCATCGCAGAGTTTCCGATCTTCACCGGTCTGTGGGGACGGCCCGTTTTTGCGCCGGCAGACGGCTTGTTCGGATCGTTTAACTACTATGGCGCCATCGCCATTGTCGCCGCGTTGGGCATCATCATCACGGCGGCGTACATCCTGCGCGTCGTCGGGCAGGTGTTCTTTGGTGCGTTCGACGAAGAGCGGTATCCCCACATCACCCCCTTGAAGATCTACGACAAGGTTGCGTTGGGGCTGTTGGTGTTCTGGATTATTGCGATTGGCGTGTATCCCCGGCTGATGCAGCCGATGATCGAGTCCGGGATCAAGCCGATCGTTTCGATGTTGGGAGGGTAA
- a CDS encoding complex I subunit 4 family protein translates to MQDFLSDNFLAIMILLPLLGAVIVFVLPRGTERQARWVTLGFSLVVAALAVYAFVEVQNNPPGQGAWAFEAQSEWFPLLNSTWHVGVDGLSAAMILLTGLLVPLAILISFEVDENVQAHMALFLFLEAGMLGVFVALDLIVFFLFWEIGLVPMYFLIFLWGGENRRYAANKFILYTMAGSLGLLLAIQLVGISLGSFDIPNAIANWPGFTEEGGKILGLDSGIVKYYALLGFAIAFMIKMPVWPFHTWLPDAHTEAPTGGSMLLAGVLLKLGAYGFLRLAIPLFPEEWIVQRTLFGVLDYNLVDVIGLLAVLGIILGALAAWAQDDFKRLVAYSSVNHMGFVVLGLAVAAMMYGVNYARLNGHTNILGPTLGIEQAEGQSWEQSVTAAYPPERFESDQANAVSAMNGAVLQMFMHGLSSAAMFLLVGALYHKAHTRDLRRFGGLWPIVPVFGAILIFVSMANLGLPGFGGFVSEFLVVSGAFRMYPIYVFLAMFGLLVTGIFVLKGIQKVLHGPVNEEWVEYDRTEHKLEISVREVVAVVPLMVLMLVTGLYPNWIMPVINNGVSQFLGLLGG, encoded by the coding sequence ATGCAGGACTTTCTTTCTGATAACTTCCTGGCGATCATGATCCTGCTCCCGCTGCTGGGGGCGGTGATCGTGTTCGTGCTGCCGCGCGGAACCGAGCGCCAGGCGCGGTGGGTGACGCTGGGCTTCAGCCTGGTGGTCGCGGCGCTGGCGGTCTACGCGTTCGTGGAGGTGCAGAACAACCCGCCGGGGCAGGGCGCATGGGCCTTCGAGGCACAGTCCGAATGGTTCCCGCTGCTCAACTCGACGTGGCACGTGGGCGTGGACGGCCTGAGCGCCGCCATGATCTTGCTGACCGGGCTGCTGGTCCCGCTGGCGATCCTGATCTCGTTCGAGGTGGACGAGAACGTGCAGGCGCATATGGCGCTGTTCCTGTTCCTCGAAGCGGGCATGCTCGGCGTGTTCGTCGCGCTGGACCTGATCGTATTCTTCCTGTTCTGGGAGATCGGCCTCGTGCCGATGTACTTCCTGATCTTCCTGTGGGGCGGCGAGAACCGGCGCTACGCGGCCAACAAGTTCATTCTGTATACGATGGCCGGGTCGCTCGGTTTGCTGCTGGCGATTCAGCTCGTAGGTATTTCCCTGGGCAGCTTCGATATTCCCAACGCCATCGCCAACTGGCCGGGGTTCACGGAAGAGGGCGGCAAGATCCTGGGTCTCGATAGCGGCATCGTAAAATATTACGCGCTACTCGGCTTCGCGATTGCGTTCATGATCAAGATGCCCGTGTGGCCGTTCCACACGTGGCTGCCCGACGCGCACACCGAAGCGCCGACCGGCGGCTCGATGCTGCTGGCGGGCGTGCTGCTCAAGCTCGGTGCGTACGGCTTTTTGCGGCTGGCGATCCCGCTGTTCCCCGAAGAATGGATCGTGCAGCGCACGCTGTTTGGCGTGCTCGACTACAACCTCGTGGACGTGATCGGCCTGCTGGCGGTGCTCGGCATCATCCTGGGCGCGCTGGCGGCCTGGGCGCAGGACGACTTCAAGCGGCTGGTGGCCTACAGCTCCGTGAACCACATGGGCTTCGTGGTGCTGGGACTGGCCGTCGCCGCGATGATGTACGGCGTCAACTACGCGCGCCTGAACGGCCATACCAATATCCTCGGCCCGACGCTCGGCATCGAGCAGGCCGAAGGGCAGTCGTGGGAGCAGAGCGTCACGGCGGCTTACCCGCCGGAACGGTTCGAAAGCGATCAAGCTAACGCCGTCTCCGCGATGAACGGCGCGGTGCTGCAAATGTTTATGCATGGCCTGTCCAGCGCGGCCATGTTCCTGCTGGTGGGCGCGCTCTATCACAAGGCGCACACGCGTGACCTGAGACGCTTTGGCGGGCTGTGGCCTATCGTGCCGGTCTTCGGCGCGATCCTGATTTTTGTCAGCATGGCGAACCTGGGACTACCGGGCTTCGGCGGCTTTGTCAGCGAGTTCCTGGTGGTGTCCGGCGCGTTCAGGATGTACCCGATCTACGTTTTCCTGGCGATGTTCGGGCTGCTGGTGACGGGGATCTTCGTGCTCAAAGGCATCCAGAAGGTGCTGCATGGCCCCGTCAACGAGGAATGGGTCGAATATGACCGCACCGAGCACAAGCTGGAAATCAGCGTGCGCGAGGTCGTGGCGGTGGTCCCGCTGATGGTGCTCATGCTGGTAACGGGGTTATATCCCAACTGGATCATGCCGGTGATCAACAACGGCGTGAGCCAGTTCCTGGGCTTGTTAGGCGGCTGA
- a CDS encoding NADH-quinone oxidoreductase subunit 5 family protein — MDINWFSADYLPWLILFFPLLSFLIIVLFTTHNKTLSGLVALGGIGLSWVLSMIEFVKVVWASDAELGHEVFGSSFKWLDVGLTTVRMGVLVDPLTAYMLLMVPLACVLIFVYSMGYLRGDPYYSRFFAYLSLFAGAMLTLVLADNLLLLFIGWEVMGFCSYSLIGFWFQKKSAYEAGVKAFMTTRVADVLMLVGIGYLFAVAGTLNFREILYNEEALHHLLEVSTPIIGGSAAALIGVLLVIGTIGKSAQFPLHVWLPDAMEGPTPVSAMIHAAAMVSAGVYMVIRMFPLLSAGADFHHGDFSTPMVLMALVGGTTALGASILAVGQNDIKRILAYSTISQLGFMVAALGIGAWVAAAFHLINHAFFKALLFMASGVVIHAMEHGEHHAHELGAHEHLPDPPDGLQADYVAPANDVRRMGGLLDRIPVTAITMAIGGLSLAGFPLLTAGFWSKDEIIADAWHGTTEGFPLALFVLVMLVLAAFLTAFYTARMWFLAFWGAPRTESARYAGIGSFRNRWVHSRWAAARRLEDEAVSPQDSTSFRLMELPLIVLAFFAIFAGFIGVHEDFPLFGLLNNPLHHFIAPTLLEEPRTLALDGLPVLVSILIALGGLTLGWWLYGQRALAAEDDDPTEQALGPGLWTALQNRFYFDAFYRRYMVQPVERFAVVMVQAVDKETIDGILDIFAEIATVTGEFFKRFNSVVIDGVGDGIPRAIARGAREFREIQSGRIQQYLLYVVIALLVISTLLLYQAR; from the coding sequence ATGGATATTAACTGGTTTAGCGCCGATTACCTGCCCTGGCTGATCCTGTTCTTCCCGCTGCTGAGCTTCCTGATCATCGTGCTGTTCACCACGCACAACAAGACGTTGAGCGGGCTGGTGGCGCTGGGCGGGATCGGGTTGTCGTGGGTTTTGAGCATGATCGAGTTCGTCAAGGTCGTGTGGGCCTCTGACGCAGAGCTGGGACACGAGGTGTTCGGCAGCTCGTTTAAGTGGCTGGACGTGGGCCTGACGACGGTGCGCATGGGCGTGCTGGTCGATCCGCTCACGGCTTATATGTTATTGATGGTTCCGCTGGCGTGCGTGCTCATCTTCGTGTACTCGATGGGTTACCTGCGCGGCGACCCGTACTATTCGCGCTTCTTCGCCTACCTGTCGCTGTTCGCGGGCGCGATGCTGACGCTCGTCCTGGCCGATAACCTGCTGCTGCTGTTCATCGGCTGGGAGGTGATGGGCTTCTGCTCGTACTCGCTGATCGGCTTCTGGTTCCAGAAGAAGAGCGCGTACGAGGCGGGCGTTAAGGCGTTCATGACGACACGCGTCGCGGACGTGTTGATGCTGGTCGGCATCGGCTACCTGTTCGCGGTGGCCGGGACGCTGAACTTCCGTGAGATCCTCTATAACGAGGAAGCGCTGCACCACCTGCTCGAAGTTTCCACGCCGATCATTGGCGGCAGCGCGGCGGCGCTCATCGGCGTGCTGCTGGTCATTGGAACGATCGGCAAGAGCGCGCAGTTCCCGCTGCACGTCTGGCTACCCGACGCGATGGAAGGCCCGACGCCGGTCAGCGCGATGATCCACGCGGCGGCAATGGTCTCCGCCGGTGTGTACATGGTGATCCGCATGTTCCCGCTGCTTTCGGCGGGCGCGGACTTCCACCACGGCGATTTCAGCACGCCGATGGTGCTGATGGCGCTCGTCGGCGGCACGACTGCGCTCGGCGCGTCGATTCTGGCGGTCGGCCAGAACGACATCAAGCGTATCCTGGCCTACTCGACCATCAGCCAGCTTGGCTTCATGGTTGCGGCGCTGGGCATCGGCGCGTGGGTGGCGGCGGCGTTCCACCTCATCAATCACGCGTTCTTCAAGGCGCTGCTGTTCATGGCGTCCGGCGTGGTTATTCATGCAATGGAACATGGCGAGCATCACGCGCACGAGCTTGGCGCGCACGAGCACCTACCCGATCCGCCCGACGGCTTGCAGGCCGATTACGTCGCGCCCGCTAACGACGTGCGGCGCATGGGCGGCCTGCTGGACCGCATCCCCGTCACGGCCATCACGATGGCGATTGGCGGCCTGTCGCTGGCCGGGTTCCCCCTCCTGACCGCCGGGTTCTGGTCGAAGGACGAGATCATCGCGGACGCGTGGCACGGCACGACCGAGGGCTTCCCGCTGGCGCTGTTCGTGCTGGTTATGCTGGTGCTGGCGGCGTTCCTGACCGCGTTCTATACCGCGCGCATGTGGTTCCTGGCCTTCTGGGGCGCGCCGCGCACCGAGTCCGCCCGCTATGCCGGGATCGGCTCGTTCCGCAACCGCTGGGTGCATTCGCGCTGGGCAGCGGCCCGTCGCCTGGAAGACGAAGCGGTCAGCCCACAGGACAGTACCTCGTTCCGGCTGATGGAACTGCCGCTGATCGTGCTGGCGTTCTTCGCCATCTTCGCGGGTTTCATCGGCGTGCACGAGGACTTCCCGCTGTTCGGCCTGCTGAATAACCCGCTGCATCACTTTATCGCGCCGACGCTGCTGGAAGAGCCGCGCACGCTGGCGCTGGATGGGCTGCCGGTGCTGGTCAGCATCCTGATTGCGCTCGGTGGGCTGACGCTCGGCTGGTGGCTCTACGGCCAGCGCGCGCTGGCCGCCGAAGACGACGACCCGACCGAACAGGCGTTGGGGCCGGGCCTGTGGACCGCGCTGCAAAATCGCTTCTACTTCGACGCGTTTTACCGCCGCTACATGGTCCAGCCGGTCGAACGCTTCGCAGTGGTGATGGTGCAGGCGGTCGATAAGGAAACGATCGACGGCATTCTGGATATTTTCGCCGAGATTGCGACCGTGACGGGCGAGTTCTTCAAGCGTTTCAACTCGGTGGTCATCGACGGCGTGGGCGACGGTATCCCGCGTGCGATTGCGCGCGGCGCGCGGGAATTCCGCGAGATCCAATCCGGGCGCATCCAACAGTACCTGCTGTACGTCGTGATCGCGCTGCTCGTGATCAGCACGCTGCTGCTGTACCAGGCGAGGTAA
- the nuoK gene encoding NADH-quinone oxidoreductase subunit NuoK, protein MVPLWMFLVVSAALFSTGLYGVLARRNAIAILMSIELMLNAALINIVAFWRYQAPENVGGQVFAAFVFVVAAAETAVGLALIILIYRRHQSVIAEDVNVLKW, encoded by the coding sequence ATGGTTCCACTGTGGATGTTCCTGGTGGTGTCGGCGGCGCTGTTTAGCACCGGGCTGTACGGCGTGCTGGCGCGCCGCAACGCCATTGCAATCCTGATGAGCATCGAGCTGATGCTCAATGCCGCGCTGATTAACATCGTCGCGTTCTGGCGCTACCAGGCGCCCGAGAACGTCGGCGGGCAGGTGTTCGCGGCGTTCGTCTTCGTCGTCGCGGCGGCGGAAACCGCCGTCGGTCTGGCGCTCATCATCCTGATCTACCGCCGTCACCAGTCGGTGATCGCGGAAGACGTCAACGTGCTCAAATGGTGA
- a CDS encoding NADH-quinone oxidoreductase subunit J family protein — MTWEALVFLIFSVITLGSGALVVTTRNLFHAALYLMLSLFGVAGLFVLLTAPFLAGVEIVVYIGAIAILIIFAIMLTPQVMQIPHLRSNQWIAALVAAALFFLMLVSVLTPLAEELGVDNWSAGFTQDDPADVPADTLTTLGESLVDPDLYVLPFEVASVLLMAALVGAAMMVRPEEPEPRRSEPAPVVEPGAEQATTGGD; from the coding sequence GGGGCGCTCGTCGTCACGACGCGCAACCTGTTCCACGCGGCGTTGTACCTGATGCTCAGCCTGTTCGGCGTGGCGGGGCTGTTCGTGCTGCTGACCGCGCCGTTTCTGGCCGGGGTCGAGATCGTGGTCTACATCGGCGCGATCGCGATTCTGATCATCTTTGCGATCATGCTCACACCGCAGGTGATGCAGATACCTCACCTGCGCAGCAACCAGTGGATCGCGGCGCTGGTCGCGGCGGCCCTGTTCTTCCTGATGCTGGTGTCGGTCCTGACACCGCTGGCGGAAGAGCTGGGCGTCGATAACTGGAGCGCGGGCTTCACGCAGGACGATCCTGCCGACGTGCCCGCCGATACGCTGACGACGCTGGGCGAATCGCTGGTAGACCCCGACCTGTACGTGCTGCCGTTCGAGGTGGCGTCGGTGCTGCTGATGGCGGCGCTCGTCGGCGCAGCGATGATGGTCCGCCCGGAAGAGCCGGAGCCGCGCCGGTCGGAGCCTGCCCCGGTGGTCGAGCCGGGCGCTGAGCAAGCGACGACAGGAGGCGATTGA